A single genomic interval of Microbacterium hydrocarbonoxydans harbors:
- a CDS encoding acyl-CoA carboxylase subunit beta has product MTDKPELSTTAGRIADLRARYNEAVVDAEKVAHDKQHAKGKMTARERIELLVDPGSFVEFDEYVRHRTTAFGMDRNRPYGDSVVTGVGTIHGRTVAVYSQDFTTFGGSLGEVSGDKIIKIMEFALSGGMPIIGILDSGGARIQEGVLALSKYGEIFRLNTRSSGVIPQISIIMGPAAGGAVYGPALTDFVIMVDKTSQMFVTGPDVIKTVTGEDVGMEELGGALTHNTRSGVAHYLAEDEDDAIDYARTLLGFLPDNNMAEIPGYESGFEWETTDADRSLNTIIPDSPNQPYDIHTVIEHVVDAGDFIEVQPLFAPNIVIGFGRVEGRSVGIIANQPSQMAGTLNIEAGEKASRFVRFCDAFSIPIVTLVDVPGYLPGTDQEWTGVIRRGAKLIYAYAEATVPLVTVILRKAYGGAYIVMGSKQLGADVNLAWPTAEIAVMGGQGAVNILYRNEIKKAEEAGEDVAAVRTRLANEYTYSVTSPFLAAERGEIDGIIEPANTRVSIAKALRALRGKRQDLPPKKHGNIPL; this is encoded by the coding sequence GTGACGGACAAGCCCGAACTCTCGACCACCGCCGGCAGGATCGCAGACCTCCGCGCTCGCTACAACGAAGCCGTTGTCGACGCTGAGAAGGTCGCGCACGACAAGCAGCACGCCAAGGGCAAGATGACCGCCCGCGAGCGCATCGAACTGCTCGTCGATCCAGGAAGCTTCGTCGAGTTCGACGAGTACGTGCGCCACCGCACCACTGCATTCGGAATGGACCGGAACCGCCCGTACGGCGACTCGGTCGTCACGGGCGTCGGCACCATCCACGGACGCACGGTCGCCGTGTACTCGCAGGACTTCACCACCTTCGGCGGCTCGCTGGGCGAGGTCTCGGGCGACAAGATCATCAAGATCATGGAGTTCGCTCTCTCCGGAGGCATGCCGATCATCGGCATCCTCGACTCCGGCGGAGCCCGCATCCAGGAAGGCGTGCTCGCCCTCAGCAAGTACGGCGAGATCTTCCGTCTCAACACCCGCTCGTCCGGCGTGATCCCGCAGATCTCGATCATCATGGGGCCGGCCGCCGGCGGGGCCGTGTACGGACCGGCGCTGACGGACTTCGTCATCATGGTCGACAAGACCAGCCAGATGTTCGTCACCGGCCCCGACGTGATCAAGACGGTCACCGGCGAGGACGTCGGCATGGAGGAGCTCGGTGGGGCTCTGACGCACAACACCCGCTCCGGTGTGGCGCACTACCTCGCCGAGGACGAGGACGACGCGATCGACTACGCCCGCACCCTCCTCGGCTTCCTGCCCGACAACAACATGGCGGAGATCCCCGGCTACGAGAGCGGCTTCGAGTGGGAGACCACGGATGCCGATCGCTCGCTGAACACGATCATCCCGGACTCCCCCAACCAGCCGTACGACATCCACACGGTGATCGAGCACGTCGTCGACGCCGGGGACTTCATCGAGGTCCAGCCGCTGTTCGCACCCAACATCGTGATCGGATTCGGTCGCGTCGAGGGCCGCTCGGTCGGCATCATCGCCAACCAGCCGTCGCAGATGGCCGGCACGCTCAACATCGAGGCCGGCGAGAAGGCGAGCAGGTTCGTGCGCTTCTGCGACGCGTTCTCGATCCCGATCGTCACGCTCGTCGACGTACCGGGCTACCTGCCGGGTACCGACCAGGAGTGGACCGGCGTCATCCGCCGCGGCGCGAAGCTCATCTACGCCTACGCCGAGGCCACCGTCCCCCTCGTCACCGTCATCCTGCGCAAGGCCTACGGCGGCGCATACATCGTGATGGGCTCGAAGCAGCTCGGCGCCGACGTGAACCTCGCCTGGCCGACGGCCGAGATCGCCGTCATGGGCGGGCAGGGCGCCGTGAACATCCTCTATCGCAACGAGATCAAGAAGGCGGAGGAGGCCGGCGAGGACGTCGCGGCGGTGCGCACGCGTCTCGCCAACGAATACACGTACAGCGTGACCTCGCCCTTCCTGGCCGCCGAGCGCGGCGAGATCGACGGCATCATCGAACCGGCGAACACCCGGGTCTCGATCGCGAAGGCGCTGCGTGCACTGCGCGGCAAGCGTCAGGACCTGCCGCCGAAGAAGCACGGGAACATCCCGCTGTGA
- a CDS encoding ATP-binding protein, whose protein sequence is MPADPLSIREAWSKIPSPGSVETEFERFTGKRMERILATVVAIGSGILGAQALIAGITTMAWADAARIAMLLVVFIPLVVMLVACLIGRGVRTASGVFAVVYTAALAAWPTFVDPMVKAADQPWIFFLVNVGVVAAMLAFPLWLQFAWAVCLPFVYGYVRLVEGEFSRDYWVITAFDVSFTLILGIVIISLGWMFRSVAAGVDEARARAVASYAAAAAAAAAEEERATMSALMHDSVLAALIAAERAEGERAQELAVGMAREALTRLANTEAAVAQEGSDEPVGAAQIVIELRRALSELGADAIVEERGGIGLIPGRAARALVLAARQALGNAVTHAHGRGLHIIAEGRGDEGITVTISDTGPGFDIEAIGADRLGIRASIFARMAGVAGTADIDSSQYGTTVTLGWEAR, encoded by the coding sequence GTGCCCGCTGACCCGCTCAGCATCCGCGAGGCCTGGAGCAAGATCCCCTCTCCGGGCAGTGTGGAGACCGAGTTCGAGCGCTTCACGGGAAAGCGCATGGAGCGGATCCTCGCGACCGTCGTCGCGATCGGCTCCGGCATCCTCGGTGCGCAGGCGCTGATCGCGGGCATCACGACGATGGCATGGGCGGATGCCGCGCGCATCGCGATGCTGCTCGTCGTCTTCATCCCGCTCGTGGTCATGCTGGTCGCCTGCCTGATCGGCCGTGGGGTGCGCACCGCCTCCGGCGTCTTCGCGGTCGTCTACACGGCCGCGTTGGCGGCCTGGCCGACCTTCGTCGACCCGATGGTGAAGGCCGCCGATCAGCCGTGGATCTTCTTCCTCGTGAACGTCGGCGTCGTCGCGGCGATGCTGGCCTTCCCGCTCTGGCTCCAATTCGCCTGGGCGGTGTGCCTGCCCTTCGTGTACGGGTACGTCCGGCTGGTCGAGGGGGAGTTCTCCCGCGACTACTGGGTGATCACGGCGTTCGACGTGTCATTCACCCTCATCCTCGGCATCGTGATCATCTCGCTGGGCTGGATGTTCCGCTCCGTGGCGGCGGGCGTCGATGAGGCCCGTGCACGCGCAGTGGCCTCCTATGCCGCGGCCGCCGCGGCAGCCGCAGCCGAGGAGGAACGGGCCACGATGTCGGCGCTCATGCACGACAGCGTCCTCGCCGCGCTGATCGCCGCCGAACGGGCGGAGGGCGAGCGCGCCCAGGAGCTCGCCGTCGGCATGGCACGGGAGGCGCTCACCCGCCTCGCCAACACCGAGGCGGCCGTTGCCCAGGAGGGGAGCGACGAGCCGGTCGGCGCGGCGCAGATCGTGATCGAGCTCCGGCGGGCGCTCTCCGAACTCGGTGCGGATGCGATCGTCGAGGAGCGCGGCGGCATCGGCCTGATCCCCGGCCGCGCGGCCAGGGCGCTGGTCCTCGCCGCGAGGCAGGCGCTCGGCAACGCTGTGACCCACGCTCACGGTCGCGGCCTGCACATCATCGCCGAAGGGCGTGGCGACGAGGGCATCACCGTGACCATCTCCGATACGGGGCCCGGGTTCGACATCGAGGCGATCGGGGCCGATCGCCTCGGCATCCGTGCGTCGATCTTCGCCCGCATGGCGGGCGTCGCCGGTACCGCCGACATCGACTCGAGCCAGTACGGTACGACGGTGACGCTGGGGTGGGAGGCGCGGTGA
- a CDS encoding response regulator transcription factor — MSRVALIDDHESVRLGLEAACARDGAQTVVFSGSTVVSYLDWRSATSSPPADVVVLDLTLGDGTTVTENVRSLVADGASVVIHSVADRPAAVREALVAGAAGVVSKSSALDDVLDAIRTVAQGEALNNVEWASAVDGDRDFADAQLSTREREVLRLYATGLPLKAVAERLGVAYSTAKENITRIRVKYVEVGRPAPTKVDLLRRAMEDGIVAADGAPSAR, encoded by the coding sequence ATGAGCAGGGTCGCACTCATCGACGATCACGAATCCGTCCGCCTCGGTCTCGAGGCCGCGTGCGCTCGTGACGGTGCGCAGACCGTCGTCTTCTCCGGCAGCACGGTGGTCTCCTACCTCGACTGGCGTTCGGCGACCTCGTCTCCGCCGGCGGACGTCGTGGTGCTCGATCTCACCCTCGGCGACGGCACGACCGTGACCGAGAACGTCAGGTCGCTCGTGGCAGACGGCGCGAGCGTGGTCATCCACAGCGTCGCCGACCGACCCGCAGCCGTCCGCGAGGCGCTCGTCGCCGGTGCGGCAGGCGTCGTGAGCAAATCCTCGGCCCTCGACGACGTGCTCGACGCCATCCGCACGGTCGCGCAGGGCGAAGCGCTCAACAACGTCGAGTGGGCGAGCGCGGTCGACGGCGACCGCGACTTCGCCGACGCTCAGCTGTCGACCCGCGAGCGCGAGGTCCTGCGCCTGTACGCCACCGGACTGCCGCTGAAGGCCGTCGCCGAGCGACTCGGTGTCGCGTACTCGACGGCGAAGGAGAACATCACCCGAATCCGCGTCAAGTACGTCGAGGTGGGTCGCCCCGCACCGACGAAGGTCGACCTGCTGCGCCGTGCGATGGAGGACGGCATCGTGGCGGCCGACGGGGCGCCGAGTGCCCGCTGA
- a CDS encoding DUF3039 domain-containing protein — translation MSTPLDSPDQGGVTTLDRELEELLREENLEPGDHERFSHYVKKDKILESAITGKPVRALCGKKWTPGRDPEKFPICPTCKEIYESMMG, via the coding sequence ATGAGTACTCCGCTGGACAGCCCCGATCAGGGCGGCGTGACAACGCTCGATCGCGAACTGGAAGAACTTCTCCGCGAGGAGAATCTGGAGCCGGGCGACCACGAGCGCTTCTCGCACTACGTCAAGAAGGACAAGATCCTCGAGTCCGCCATCACCGGCAAGCCGGTGCGGGCGCTGTGCGGCAAGAAGTGGACGCCGGGTCGCGACCCGGAGAAGTTCCCGATCTGCCCCACCTGCAAGGAGATCTACGAATCGATGATGGGCTGA
- a CDS encoding ATP-binding cassette domain-containing protein yields MTAASDDSTDQVADAAPSTVKKTPARKSPAKKTTGGRTSTKSAADRAATTIEVVAEPALTIDRPVGGASTKTPAKKTTSTAARTAAAKNSARASGARSTGAKSAAARTTAAKSTAAKSNPATAAKSSTAARATTPKATAAKSATAKSTASKTAAAKAAAEKSAAAKSSARTTAARSAAAKTAAAKAAAAKAAAAKAAAAEADEAEAAAADAEVAQTYTPSPEAESATAAIDSQPAPDSSLHGPSESDEAPAAKVGIAEAAPETAAPQERIAEEPPVEETIAEERPVEEAPVEEAPVEETTADEATDEAVLSDPDVVGVSDADVSDEAVGDVGAASATEAIRLRGLVKTFGDHVAVNGIDLTVPAGSFYGIVGPNGAGKTTTLSIVAGLLRADAGEVVICGIDQAAKPLAAKRMMGVLPDRLRTFDRLTGRQLLYYYGLLRGLTSDVIEKRVGDLARAFDLGEALNRVVSDYSAGMTKKIMLAGAMIHSPRVLVLDEPFEAVDPVSSAVILDILRAYVAHGGTVILSSHGMDLVERVCSRVAIIVGGDVLAEGTIDEVRAGQTLEARFVELSGGIGEVEGLEWLHTFSD; encoded by the coding sequence GTGACTGCTGCTTCCGACGATTCCACCGATCAGGTGGCTGACGCTGCCCCCTCGACCGTGAAGAAGACGCCGGCGCGGAAGAGTCCGGCGAAGAAGACGACCGGCGGTCGGACCTCGACGAAGTCCGCTGCCGACAGGGCGGCGACGACCATCGAGGTCGTGGCGGAGCCGGCGCTGACGATCGACCGTCCCGTCGGCGGCGCCTCGACGAAGACGCCGGCGAAGAAGACCACGTCGACCGCCGCCCGCACGGCGGCCGCGAAGAACTCGGCACGCGCCTCCGGCGCTCGCTCGACCGGTGCGAAGTCCGCCGCGGCACGTACGACGGCTGCGAAGTCGACGGCCGCGAAGAGCAACCCTGCGACAGCGGCGAAGTCGTCGACTGCGGCACGCGCGACGACGCCCAAGGCGACAGCGGCGAAGAGCGCGACCGCGAAGAGCACAGCCTCCAAGACCGCCGCCGCGAAGGCGGCGGCGGAGAAGAGCGCCGCAGCGAAGTCCTCCGCTCGCACGACGGCGGCTCGCAGCGCAGCCGCCAAGACCGCTGCAGCGAAGGCAGCCGCAGCGAAGGCAGCCGCAGCGAAGGCTGCCGCAGCGGAAGCGGACGAGGCAGAAGCCGCCGCGGCGGATGCTGAAGTCGCGCAGACGTACACGCCATCCCCCGAGGCGGAGTCCGCTACGGCCGCCATCGACTCGCAACCGGCACCGGACTCATCGCTCCATGGTCCCTCCGAGTCGGACGAGGCTCCGGCCGCGAAGGTCGGCATCGCCGAGGCGGCTCCCGAGACGGCAGCTCCGCAGGAGAGGATCGCCGAGGAGCCCCCAGTAGAGGAGACCATCGCTGAGGAACGCCCCGTGGAGGAGGCTCCCGTGGAGGAGGCTCCCGTGGAGGAGACCACTGCGGACGAGGCGACCGATGAGGCCGTGCTTTCGGATCCGGACGTGGTCGGCGTCTCCGATGCAGACGTCTCCGATGAGGCGGTCGGCGACGTCGGCGCGGCATCCGCGACCGAGGCCATCCGCCTCCGGGGTCTCGTGAAGACGTTCGGCGATCACGTCGCCGTCAACGGCATCGATCTGACGGTTCCGGCGGGGTCGTTCTACGGCATCGTGGGGCCCAACGGCGCCGGCAAGACGACAACGCTCTCGATCGTCGCCGGTCTGCTCCGCGCGGACGCCGGGGAGGTCGTCATCTGCGGCATCGACCAGGCGGCCAAGCCGCTCGCCGCGAAGCGGATGATGGGGGTGCTGCCCGATCGTCTGCGGACGTTCGACCGGCTCACCGGGCGCCAGCTCCTCTACTACTACGGTCTGCTGCGCGGCCTCACGTCCGACGTGATCGAGAAGCGCGTCGGCGACCTCGCGCGTGCATTCGACCTCGGTGAGGCGCTCAACCGCGTCGTCTCGGACTACTCGGCCGGCATGACGAAGAAGATCATGCTCGCCGGGGCGATGATCCATTCGCCGCGGGTGCTCGTCCTCGATGAGCCCTTCGAGGCGGTCGACCCGGTGTCCTCCGCGGTCATCCTCGACATCCTGCGCGCGTACGTCGCGCACGGCGGCACCGTCATCCTCTCCAGCCACGGCATGGATCTGGTGGAGCGGGTGTGCTCTCGTGTGGCGATCATCGTCGGCGGAGACGTGCTCGCGGAGGGGACCATCGACGAGGTGCGCGCGGGGCAGACCCTCGAGGCCCGGTTCGTCGAGCTCTCCGGCGGCATCGGAGAGGTGGAGGGGCTCGAGTGGCTGCACACGTTCTCCGACTGA
- a CDS encoding acyl-CoA carboxylase subunit epsilon: MSVHAPEEGSGEAQRPPTIEITRGSASEEELAALIAVVSDAYAQEAAEAVVEEPVVSAWTRTQRPLRRSLRRDIPWGRFSG; the protein is encoded by the coding sequence GTGAGCGTGCACGCGCCAGAGGAGGGATCGGGCGAGGCTCAGCGTCCCCCGACGATCGAGATCACTCGCGGTTCGGCCAGCGAGGAGGAGCTCGCCGCGCTCATCGCCGTCGTGAGCGATGCGTACGCCCAGGAGGCGGCGGAAGCCGTTGTCGAGGAGCCCGTCGTGTCAGCCTGGACGCGGACGCAGCGTCCGCTGCGTCGGTCGCTGCGACGCGACATCCCTTGGGGCCGATTCTCCGGCTGA
- a CDS encoding nicotinate phosphoribosyltransferase, whose translation MTTSTALLTDRYELTMLAAALRDGTASRPSVFELFSRRLSGGRRFGVVAGTGRLLTLLREFRFEDDELRFLRDNDVVDAESLIYLENYRFTGSIRGYREGELYFPGSPILTVEGSFADAVVLETLALSVLNHDSAVATAASRMSIAAGERPLAEMGSRRAAEQSAVAAARAAYIAGFRATSNLEAGRRWGIPTMGTAAHSWTLLHESEEEAFRSQIDSLGTGTTLLVDTYDIRTGVETAIRVAGTELGGVRIDSGDLPIVAAEVRAQLDELGATGTRITVTSDLDEYAIAALAASPVDSYGVGTSVVTGSGYPTASMVYKLVARQDPDGAWIGVAKASTDKASHGGRKAAFRTLVDGVAETETVVVSDGFEELDTPSEHPDGRALQTTFVERGDIDTSFEGPQGTASAREHHLRVREELPVRALALSKSDPAIPTVYVDAS comes from the coding sequence CCGTTTCGGCGTCGTCGCCGGCACCGGCCGTCTGCTCACACTGCTGCGCGAGTTCCGCTTCGAAGACGACGAGCTGCGCTTCCTTCGCGACAACGACGTGGTGGATGCCGAGTCCCTGATCTACCTCGAGAACTACCGCTTCACCGGATCCATCCGTGGCTACCGCGAAGGCGAGCTGTACTTCCCCGGCTCCCCCATCCTCACGGTCGAGGGCAGCTTCGCCGACGCCGTCGTACTGGAGACACTGGCGCTCAGCGTCCTCAATCATGACTCCGCTGTCGCCACGGCGGCGTCCAGGATGAGCATCGCCGCCGGTGAGCGCCCCCTGGCCGAGATGGGCTCCCGCCGAGCCGCCGAGCAGTCAGCGGTCGCCGCTGCCCGCGCCGCGTATATCGCCGGGTTCCGGGCGACGAGCAACCTCGAAGCAGGGCGGCGCTGGGGCATCCCGACCATGGGCACCGCCGCCCATTCCTGGACGCTTCTGCACGAGAGCGAGGAGGAGGCGTTCCGATCGCAGATCGACAGCCTCGGCACCGGGACGACGCTCCTCGTCGACACCTACGACATCCGCACGGGCGTCGAGACCGCGATCCGCGTCGCGGGAACGGAGCTGGGAGGCGTGCGCATCGACTCGGGCGACCTCCCGATCGTGGCCGCTGAGGTGCGGGCGCAGCTCGACGAGCTCGGCGCCACCGGCACCAGGATCACCGTGACCAGCGACCTGGACGAATACGCGATCGCCGCTCTGGCCGCGTCACCCGTCGACTCCTACGGCGTCGGCACCTCGGTCGTGACCGGCTCCGGGTACCCCACGGCGAGCATGGTCTACAAGCTGGTCGCGCGACAGGATCCGGACGGCGCCTGGATCGGCGTCGCCAAGGCTTCGACCGACAAGGCGTCGCACGGCGGTCGCAAGGCCGCCTTCCGCACGCTCGTCGACGGCGTGGCCGAAACGGAGACGGTGGTCGTGTCGGACGGCTTCGAGGAGCTCGACACCCCGAGCGAGCACCCGGACGGACGAGCGCTGCAGACGACGTTCGTCGAGCGCGGCGACATCGACACCTCCTTCGAGGGGCCGCAGGGCACGGCATCCGCTCGCGAGCACCACCTGCGCGTGCGCGAGGAGCTGCCCGTGCGAGCGCTGGCGCTCAGCAAGTCGGACCCGGCGATCCCCACCGTCTACGTCGACGCAAGCTGA
- a CDS encoding NTP transferase domain-containing protein, with the protein MTLQTVILAAGMGSRLGRALPKPLTELSDGRTIMRQQHDNIRAAFGSDARITAVVGYRAETIIEAFPNVNYVHNERYDETNTSKSLLRALGATGKSGVLWMNGDVVFDPMILGRAAAYIERDQSFVTVNTSKVSDEEVKYTVTAEGFINELSKTVKGGLGEAVGINYISSANKKAFMRQLQRVEDQDYFERGLELAIAEDGLLLEPMDVSDLYAVEVDFAEDLERANLFV; encoded by the coding sequence GTGACTCTTCAGACCGTCATCCTCGCCGCCGGCATGGGCTCACGCCTGGGCCGCGCGCTGCCGAAGCCGCTCACCGAGCTGAGCGACGGCCGCACGATCATGCGTCAGCAGCACGACAACATCCGCGCCGCCTTCGGATCGGACGCACGCATCACCGCCGTCGTCGGCTACCGCGCCGAGACCATCATCGAGGCGTTCCCGAACGTGAACTACGTCCACAACGAGCGCTACGACGAGACGAACACGTCGAAGAGCCTGCTGCGCGCCCTCGGCGCGACCGGCAAGTCTGGCGTGCTCTGGATGAACGGCGACGTCGTCTTCGACCCGATGATCCTCGGACGCGCTGCGGCCTACATCGAGCGCGATCAGTCGTTCGTCACCGTCAACACCTCCAAGGTGAGCGACGAAGAGGTCAAGTACACCGTGACCGCCGAGGGATTCATCAACGAGCTCTCCAAGACGGTCAAGGGCGGTCTCGGAGAGGCCGTCGGCATCAACTACATCTCGTCGGCCAACAAGAAGGCGTTCATGCGCCAGCTGCAGCGGGTCGAGGACCAGGACTACTTCGAGCGCGGCCTCGAGCTCGCGATCGCCGAAGACGGCCTGCTCCTCGAGCCGATGGACGTCTCCGACCTCTACGCGGTGGAGGTCGACTTCGCGGAAGACCTCGAGCGGGCGAACCTGTTCGTCTGA
- a CDS encoding ROK family transcriptional regulator, whose translation MGMRRGTNLPRMGDFNQSVILEAIRRSVEGLSRIELVEATGLSAQTVTNITRRLLDEGFIMEAGRTITGPGKPRVTLRLVAESRYSVGVHLDPAVITVVLLDMSGAVVERRTERTPDKDPRRIVDLMAHTIAELIDHAGIDRALVAGVGVAAPGPLDAELGAVINPPKLQGWERVPLRSVLAEATSLEVTLEKDATAAAVGELWTGSASHGSFVFVYLGTGLGAAVVRDGEAIAGSSHNFGEIGHIIVDPDGPPCACGLRGCVEVVCTPQAIVERAEAAGLWRDSPTGGAEAAIDERFTQLCARADAGEQPALDLVRTAADHLAVLIATLTNILDVDRVVLGGPFWERLCGVYLRELPDLLHVRSATRAVRTLPVEGTVVGDDVGAVGAACVVLDAVLTPRASDLYLED comes from the coding sequence ATGGGCATGCGCCGTGGAACCAACCTCCCCCGGATGGGCGACTTCAACCAGTCGGTGATCCTCGAGGCCATCCGGCGCTCGGTCGAGGGGCTCAGTCGTATCGAGCTGGTCGAGGCGACTGGCCTCTCAGCGCAGACGGTCACCAACATCACGCGGCGGCTCCTCGACGAGGGCTTCATCATGGAGGCGGGGCGCACCATCACCGGCCCTGGCAAGCCCCGCGTCACTCTGCGCCTCGTGGCCGAGAGCCGCTACTCGGTGGGCGTGCACCTGGACCCTGCAGTCATCACCGTCGTCCTGCTCGACATGTCGGGCGCCGTCGTGGAACGGCGGACTGAGCGCACCCCCGACAAGGACCCGCGGCGGATCGTCGATCTCATGGCGCACACGATCGCCGAACTCATCGATCATGCGGGGATCGACCGTGCGCTCGTAGCCGGGGTCGGTGTCGCGGCGCCGGGCCCACTCGATGCCGAGCTCGGCGCCGTGATCAATCCGCCGAAGCTCCAGGGATGGGAGCGGGTGCCGCTGCGGTCCGTACTGGCCGAGGCCACGAGCCTGGAGGTGACCCTCGAGAAGGACGCCACGGCCGCAGCGGTCGGCGAGCTGTGGACCGGCAGTGCCAGCCACGGGTCGTTCGTCTTCGTCTACCTCGGGACGGGTCTCGGTGCCGCGGTCGTCCGCGACGGCGAGGCGATCGCCGGCAGCTCCCACAATTTCGGGGAGATCGGACACATCATCGTCGATCCGGACGGGCCTCCGTGCGCATGCGGCCTCAGAGGCTGTGTGGAGGTCGTCTGCACTCCGCAGGCGATCGTCGAGCGAGCGGAGGCCGCGGGTCTCTGGCGCGATTCACCGACAGGCGGCGCCGAGGCGGCGATAGACGAGCGGTTCACCCAGCTCTGCGCGCGGGCGGATGCCGGTGAGCAGCCGGCCCTCGACCTGGTCCGCACAGCGGCCGATCACCTCGCCGTCCTGATCGCGACGCTGACGAACATCCTCGACGTCGATCGCGTCGTGCTCGGCGGTCCCTTCTGGGAGCGCCTCTGCGGGGTCTATCTGCGCGAGCTGCCCGATCTCCTGCACGTCCGAAGCGCGACGCGGGCTGTGCGCACGCTGCCGGTGGAGGGGACCGTGGTCGGAGACGATGTCGGTGCAGTGGGTGCCGCCTGCGTGGTGTTGGATGCGGTCCTGACTCCGCGCGCCTCCGATCTGTACCTGGAGGACTGA